The sequence below is a genomic window from Acetivibrio clariflavus DSM 19732.
CAGCTGAGGTAACAGGTTCAGGCTTACCATCGCCAAAATATTTATTGTTTATTTTTTCAAGAGTTCCGTCGGATTTAATTTTAGCAATAAATTCGTTCACCTTTGCAAGAAGTTCCGGTTGATTCTTATCTACTCCAAAGGCATATTCTTCATCGGTTAATGGAATATCGATAACTTTCGCACCGGAACTTTTGCTGCTTGAACCACACCCGGTAAGTATAAAACTGCAGAACATCAGCATTGAAATGGTTAAAACGAAAACTTTTTTCATAAAAATCTTCTCCTTAAAATTTTTAAAACTTATATATTTTATGCATTTAATTGTATAAATATAAATCATCTTATCTCAGCACTTTTGTCAACATAAATTAGTTATTTTTTAACTTAAAATACGATATTTAATTCAACAGACTCTGTCTATTCGCTTATCAAGCACATTTCAAGCATTTGTATATAAAATTTTATCGGTTATTTTGGCCTGCCGGCAATCATAATTTACATTACAGCCAAAACTCAATATCAAAAAATAATTTTATATTTATACATTTTTCAAACAAAACCTAAGCACTAAACTCCGGTATATAAAAAACTATCGTCAAAAACATAAAAAAATTTTGCATAAAAATACATTTATTTTTTTGAAAAAAGACAATAAAGCATTCCTTTAAAAAACGCAACAAAATTCCATAAAAATTTTTCACTTCACGGTCTGAAAGATATAAAAAAACCGGCAGTTTGAATTCTGCCGGTTTTTATAGTCCCATGCTATATACCGTCTTTCTTCATCGCATCAACAATTATACAATGGTTTATAAGATCCTGATCCGATTTAACCTCACTGGTATAGTTAAGTCCATAAGGCCAAAAATGGGTACTGTCACCTTTTATTACAGCATTACTGTCTCCTGTAATAGCCCTTATGGCTGCTGTAGCGTTTGGACCGGTATAAACCCCGTTAACTATCAGAGATGACCATTTGCCGGATGTTCCTACCCCAACAGTATGAGCAATTTCGTGCATAGCAGTAATATGATTCATATAACTGCGGTTTGATCCAAATCGGATTGTACCGTTAATATTTCCGTCAGCAGTCGAAACAGAAGGTTCATAGTATACCGTCAGTGTTTTTGTAATTGAAGTGTAATTATTGTAAAATTCTATTGCTTTATCCATAGCACTCTGAATTCTATTATAAGCATCTATCTGATCGGCTGTAGGATTGGAAACTTTTACAAGGGTATAGGTAACATTCCCCTTTTTAGGAGGAGCTGTCGGTGTAGGGGTAACCGCAGGAATATCCTCTGCAGGAAACTTTTTGATAAGACCCAGTAAATAACTTTTCATCAAAGCAAAGTCAATGGAATTAATCTCTCCGTCAGCGTTCACATCCCCGGCTTTCTTCCCATCAGGACCAGGAAATTCAGTAATCATACCCAAGATATACCCCTTAACCAAGGCATAATCAACTGAGTCCACACTGCCGGAGCCGTTGACATCCCCATACACAAATTCTGCACAATAGGCAAAATTCGAAAAAGCTAAAAGTATCACTGATATGAACAGAAACACTATAGCTTTTACCCAACCTGACTTTCTGTGTAACAAGCCTGACTTAATCATGATGTTAATCACCACTCCCCTCGAAAATCTTATCTAAAGTAATTTTATCACATTGGCAAACATTAATAAAGCCGGCAAAAAAGAGCTACAATCGGAAACTCAATTTACAGCTCTAATATTTATACTCTATGACTATCCCGCCAAATTCGGAAAGTCTGTTCCTGTCCTCTACAGCTATTAAATCTCCCCAAATCTCAACCGGATATTCATCTCCGGCCTCAAAAACTACAACTTTGTCAACAGCTGTTTTAATTATATCATTTGTAATGCTG
It includes:
- a CDS encoding dockerin type I repeat-containing protein; translation: MIKSGLLHRKSGWVKAIVFLFISVILLAFSNFAYCAEFVYGDVNGSGSVDSVDYALVKGYILGMITEFPGPDGKKAGDVNADGEINSIDFALMKSYLLGLIKKFPAEDIPAVTPTPTAPPKKGNVTYTLVKVSNPTADQIDAYNRIQSAMDKAIEFYNNYTSITKTLTVYYEPSVSTADGNINGTIRFGSNRSYMNHITAMHEIAHTVGVGTSGKWSSLIVNGVYTGPNATAAIRAITGDSNAVIKGDSTHFWPYGLNYTSEVKSDQDLINHCIIVDAMKKDGI